In a genomic window of Streptomyces sp. SJL17-4:
- a CDS encoding transglycosylase family protein codes for MRSGNGRHRRPRQAPAIVVAAGVTGSAMALPLLATGSASAADAATWDRVAECESGGQWSANFGNGMYGGLQFTQDSWERNGGLTYAPSPDLASRAQQIAVAEKALAKGSNEWATCAPIAGLTNDGTSPGVDPGPASVPKAPTGPVPESNWTTGLPGTSEETSEAAEGAKGSEDAKKGTGTASPTAPATPVSPTAPVTPTTPASPSVSTDPSHPTVPTTPGTPDTSLTPGTPGTPGTPDAPGATEPGAPTDDVSSATPGTGKHRGDAAPEETGNPDSSAESGRHASSDNNLTEKPPKAAPADASKETDATDSQGNSGSYLVQPGDNLSDIAQENELPGGWTALYDANRQTVGLDPDFILPGQALDLTNGSTASAE; via the coding sequence ATGCGTTCCGGGAACGGACGTCACCGTCGCCCCCGTCAGGCCCCCGCAATCGTCGTCGCCGCGGGTGTGACCGGCTCCGCCATGGCGCTGCCGCTGCTCGCCACCGGGTCCGCCTCCGCGGCCGACGCAGCCACCTGGGACCGGGTCGCCGAATGCGAGTCCGGCGGCCAGTGGAGCGCCAACTTCGGCAACGGCATGTACGGCGGGCTCCAGTTCACCCAGGACAGCTGGGAGCGGAACGGTGGCCTGACGTACGCGCCCAGCCCCGATCTGGCCAGTCGCGCCCAGCAGATCGCGGTGGCCGAGAAGGCCCTTGCCAAGGGCTCCAACGAGTGGGCCACCTGCGCGCCGATCGCCGGCCTGACGAACGACGGCACGTCGCCGGGCGTGGACCCCGGTCCCGCGAGCGTCCCCAAGGCCCCCACGGGGCCGGTTCCCGAGTCGAACTGGACCACGGGTCTGCCCGGGACCTCCGAGGAGACCTCGGAGGCCGCCGAGGGGGCGAAGGGGTCCGAGGACGCGAAGAAGGGCACGGGGACGGCTTCGCCGACCGCGCCCGCCACGCCCGTCTCGCCGACCGCTCCCGTCACGCCGACCACCCCGGCGAGCCCCTCCGTGTCGACCGACCCGAGCCACCCGACCGTGCCCACCACTCCGGGCACGCCCGATACATCCCTTACGCCGGGTACGCCGGGTACGCCCGGCACCCCTGACGCGCCGGGGGCCACCGAGCCCGGTGCGCCGACGGATGACGTGTCGTCGGCCACTCCCGGAACCGGGAAGCACCGGGGTGACGCCGCGCCGGAGGAAACCGGCAACCCGGACAGTTCCGCTGAATCGGGTAGACATGCTTCATCGGACAACAACCTGACCGAAAAGCCCCCGAAGGCGGCGCCGGCTGACGCTTCGAAGGAAACGGACGCAACTGACAGTCAGGGCAACTCGGGCTCCTATCTCGTGCAGCCGGGCGACAATCTGTCCGACATTGCACAGGAGAACGAACTCCCCGGGGGCTGGACCGCCCTCTACGACGCCAACCGGCAGACCGTGGGCCTCGATCCGGACTTCATCCTCCCTGGTCAGGCTCTCGACCTGACGAACGGTTCGACCGCGTCGGCGGAGTGA
- a CDS encoding cytochrome P450, with the protein MSTTPGTGPASCPVSSPAPELFTWEFASDPYPAYAWLREHAPVHRTTLPSGVEAWLVTRYGDARQALADQRLSKNPAHHEESPHAKGKTGIPGERKAELMTHLLNIDPPDHTRLRRLVSKAFTPRRVAEFTPRVQELTDRLIDSFVEKGSADLIHEFAFPLPIYAICDLLGVPEEDQDDFRDWAGMMIRHGGGPRGGVARSVKKMRGYLAELIHRKREAPGDDLISGLIKASDHGEHLTENEAAAMAFILLFAGFETTVNLIGNGMYQLLRHPEQRELLQASIAAGETGLLETGIEELLRYDGPVEMATWRYATEPLTLGGQDIPAGDPVLVVLAAADRDPERFDGPDTLDLARRDNQHLGYGHGIHYCLGAPLARLEGQTALATLLTRLPDLRLAADPEELRWRGGLIMRGLRTLPVEFSPSVRLPQSDEPSEL; encoded by the coding sequence GTGAGCACCACCCCCGGAACCGGTCCCGCGTCCTGCCCCGTGTCGTCCCCCGCGCCCGAGCTCTTCACCTGGGAGTTCGCGAGCGATCCGTACCCCGCGTACGCCTGGCTCCGTGAGCACGCGCCCGTGCACCGGACGACGCTGCCCAGCGGGGTCGAGGCCTGGCTGGTGACGCGGTACGGGGATGCCCGGCAGGCCCTCGCCGACCAGCGGCTCTCCAAGAACCCCGCGCACCACGAGGAGTCCCCGCACGCCAAGGGCAAGACGGGCATCCCGGGCGAGCGCAAGGCCGAGCTGATGACGCATCTGCTCAACATCGACCCGCCGGACCACACCCGGCTGCGGCGGCTCGTCTCGAAGGCCTTCACGCCGCGCCGGGTCGCCGAGTTCACCCCGCGCGTACAGGAGCTGACCGACCGGCTCATCGACTCCTTCGTGGAGAAGGGGAGCGCGGACCTCATCCACGAGTTCGCCTTCCCGCTCCCCATCTACGCGATCTGCGACCTGCTCGGCGTTCCCGAGGAGGACCAGGACGACTTCCGCGACTGGGCCGGGATGATGATCCGGCACGGCGGGGGGCCGCGCGGCGGGGTCGCGCGGTCGGTGAAGAAGATGCGCGGCTATCTCGCGGAGTTGATCCACCGCAAGCGCGAGGCGCCCGGGGACGACCTCATCTCGGGGCTCATCAAGGCCTCCGACCACGGCGAGCACCTCACCGAGAACGAGGCCGCCGCCATGGCCTTCATCCTGCTCTTCGCCGGCTTCGAGACGACCGTCAACCTCATCGGCAACGGCATGTACCAGCTCCTGCGCCACCCCGAGCAGCGCGAGCTGCTCCAGGCGTCGATCGCGGCGGGGGAGACCGGGCTCCTGGAGACCGGGATCGAGGAGCTGCTGCGGTACGACGGGCCGGTGGAGATGGCCACCTGGCGGTACGCGACCGAGCCGCTGACCCTCGGCGGGCAGGACATCCCGGCGGGCGACCCCGTGCTCGTGGTGCTCGCCGCCGCCGACCGGGACCCGGAGCGGTTCGACGGGCCGGACACCCTGGACCTGGCCCGGCGCGACAACCAGCACCTCGGGTACGGGCACGGCATCCACTACTGCCTGGGAGCGCCGCTCGCGCGGCTGGAGGGGCAGACCGCGCTCGCCACCCTGCTGACGCGGCTGCCGGACCTGCGACTTGCCGCCGATCCGGAGGAACTGCGGTGGCGCGGAGGGCTCATCATGCGCGGATTGCGCACGCTTCCGGTGGAGTTCTCCCCTTCCGTACGACTCCCACAAAGTGACGAGCCGTCAGAACTGTGA
- the eno gene encoding phosphopyruvate hydratase: MLVPSIDVVVAREILDSRGNPTVEVEVGLDDGSTGRAAVPSGASTGAFEAIELRDGDPNRYLGKGVEKAVLAVIEQIGPELVGYDATEQRLIDQAMFDLDATENKGSLGANAILGVSLAVAHAASEASDLPLFRYLGGPNAHLLPVPMMNILNGGSHADSNVDIQEFMIAPIGAESFSEALRWGAEIYHTLKAVLKRKGLSTGLGDEGGFAPNLESNRAALDLIVEAIKEAGYTPGSDVALALDVAASEFYKDGKYEFEGKSRSAAEMTEYYEELVSAYPMVSIEDPLYEDDWAGWKVLTDKLGSKVQIVGDDLFVTNPERLARGIEEGTANALLVKVNQIGSLTETLDAVELAQRNGFKCMMSHRSGETEDVTIADLAVAVNCGQIKTGAPARSDRVAKYNQLLRIEEILDDAAVYAGRSAFPRFKG; encoded by the coding sequence ATGCTCGTGCCGTCCATCGACGTCGTCGTAGCCCGGGAAATCCTGGACTCCCGAGGCAACCCCACGGTCGAGGTCGAGGTCGGCCTCGACGACGGCAGCACCGGTCGTGCTGCTGTTCCGTCCGGCGCCTCCACCGGTGCGTTCGAGGCCATCGAGCTTCGCGACGGTGACCCGAACCGCTACCTGGGCAAGGGTGTCGAGAAGGCCGTCCTCGCCGTCATCGAGCAGATCGGCCCGGAGCTCGTCGGCTACGACGCCACCGAGCAGCGCCTGATCGACCAGGCCATGTTCGACCTGGACGCCACCGAGAACAAGGGCTCCCTCGGCGCCAACGCCATCCTCGGCGTCTCCCTCGCCGTCGCGCACGCCGCGTCCGAGGCCTCGGACCTCCCGCTCTTCCGCTACCTCGGCGGCCCGAACGCGCACCTGCTGCCCGTTCCGATGATGAACATCCTCAACGGTGGGTCGCACGCCGACTCCAACGTGGACATCCAGGAGTTCATGATCGCCCCGATCGGCGCGGAGTCCTTCTCCGAGGCCCTCCGCTGGGGCGCCGAGATCTACCACACCCTCAAGGCCGTGCTGAAGCGCAAGGGCCTCTCCACCGGCCTCGGCGACGAGGGCGGCTTCGCGCCGAACCTCGAGTCGAACCGCGCCGCCCTCGACCTCATCGTCGAGGCCATCAAGGAGGCCGGCTACACCCCGGGCTCCGACGTCGCGCTCGCGCTCGACGTGGCCGCGTCCGAGTTCTACAAGGACGGCAAGTACGAGTTCGAGGGCAAGTCCCGCTCGGCCGCCGAGATGACCGAGTACTACGAGGAGCTCGTCTCCGCCTACCCGATGGTCTCCATCGAGGACCCGCTGTACGAGGACGACTGGGCCGGCTGGAAGGTCCTCACCGACAAGCTGGGCTCCAAGGTCCAGATCGTCGGCGACGACCTCTTCGTCACCAACCCGGAGCGTCTGGCCCGTGGCATCGAGGAGGGCACCGCGAACGCCCTCCTGGTCAAGGTCAACCAGATCGGCTCGCTGACCGAGACCCTCGACGCCGTCGAGCTCGCCCAGCGCAACGGCTTCAAGTGCATGATGTCCCACCGCTCCGGCGAGACCGAGGACGTCACCATCGCCGACCTCGCGGTCGCCGTGAACTGCGGTCAGATCAAGACCGGCGCCCCGGCCCGCTCGGACCGCGTCGCCAAGTACAACCAGCTGCTGCGCATCGAGGAGATCCTCGACGACGCCGCGGTCTACGCCGGCCGCAGCGCCTTCCCGCGCTTCAAGGGCTGA
- a CDS encoding DUF501 domain-containing protein, whose amino-acid sequence METPPPQTERTEPTEKDIAAFELQLGRPPRGLRAIAHRCPCGNPDVVETAPRLPDGTPFPTTYYLTCPRAASAIGTLEANGVMKEMQARLATDPELAAAYRAAHEDYIARRDAIEVLEGFPSAGGMPDRVKCLHVLVGHSLAAGPGVNPFGDEALAMLPEWWAKGPCVTPCSDEGKSAE is encoded by the coding sequence ATGGAAACGCCCCCTCCGCAGACCGAACGCACCGAGCCCACCGAGAAGGACATCGCCGCCTTCGAGCTCCAGCTCGGCCGGCCGCCCCGCGGCCTGCGCGCCATCGCGCACCGCTGCCCGTGCGGCAACCCGGACGTGGTCGAGACCGCGCCCCGGCTCCCCGACGGCACGCCGTTCCCGACCACGTACTACCTGACCTGCCCCCGGGCGGCCTCGGCCATCGGGACCCTGGAGGCCAACGGGGTCATGAAGGAGATGCAGGCCCGGCTCGCCACCGACCCGGAGCTCGCCGCCGCCTACCGCGCCGCGCACGAGGACTACATCGCGCGCCGTGACGCGATCGAGGTCCTGGAGGGCTTCCCGAGCGCCGGCGGCATGCCGGACCGCGTGAAGTGCCTGCACGTCCTCGTCGGCCACTCGCTGGCCGCCGGACCGGGCGTGAACCCGTTCGGCGACGAGGCGCTCGCGATGCTGCCGGAGTGGTGGGCGAAGGGCCCCTGTGTCACGCCGTGCTCCGACGAGGGGAAGTCCGCCGAATGA
- a CDS encoding globin domain-containing protein codes for MLRSTFAVVERRAEHAVTFFYSHLFWNNPALRELFPEDMQPQRDRLFAALTHVVTHLESPGLAAYLGQLGRDHRKFLASPALYAAVGSSLLAAFAHAAGAAWNLEAEKAWTEAYGHVADLMLAGAEEAAGAGEPAWWDADVVRHERYGEDLAVLTLRPRQPLPFLPGQYVSVSSLRVPRVWRTYSLADAPRPDGTVELHVSRIPGGAMSTALVDLTGPGETLRLSAPGGGLTACTEPGGLRTYICAGTGWAPMKALLSEAAEAEPELKGRLFVVARAKEYLYGRGDAERLKKRLGGLSVTYITSAPGHRKDQATERLLQALRACVHWPAHDVYLAGPPGFLTEVVETLVELGTDPDRIHHDTLQPVGRFTARPNTAAERLLGPPPPLWHNPGARAPREP; via the coding sequence ATGCTCAGAAGCACGTTCGCGGTCGTCGAGAGACGGGCCGAACACGCCGTCACCTTCTTCTACTCGCATCTTTTCTGGAACAACCCCGCCCTGCGGGAGCTGTTCCCCGAGGACATGCAGCCCCAGCGGGACCGGCTCTTCGCCGCGCTCACCCATGTGGTGACGCATCTGGAGTCCCCGGGGCTCGCCGCGTACCTGGGGCAGCTGGGCCGCGACCACCGCAAGTTCCTCGCCTCCCCCGCGCTCTACGCCGCCGTCGGGTCGAGCCTGCTCGCCGCCTTCGCGCACGCCGCCGGGGCCGCCTGGAACCTGGAGGCCGAGAAGGCCTGGACCGAGGCGTACGGGCACGTCGCCGATCTGATGCTGGCAGGCGCCGAGGAGGCGGCCGGGGCCGGGGAGCCGGCCTGGTGGGACGCGGACGTCGTCCGGCACGAGCGGTACGGCGAGGACCTGGCCGTCCTCACCCTGCGGCCCCGGCAGCCGCTCCCCTTCCTCCCCGGGCAGTACGTCAGCGTCAGCTCGCTGCGCGTCCCGCGCGTCTGGCGCACCTACTCCCTCGCGGACGCGCCCCGACCCGACGGCACGGTCGAGCTCCATGTGAGCCGGATCCCGGGCGGCGCGATGAGCACGGCACTCGTCGACCTGACGGGTCCGGGCGAGACGCTGCGGCTGAGCGCGCCCGGCGGCGGCCTCACCGCGTGCACCGAGCCGGGCGGACTCCGTACCTATATATGCGCGGGTACGGGCTGGGCGCCTATGAAGGCGCTCCTCTCCGAGGCGGCGGAGGCCGAACCGGAGCTGAAGGGCCGGCTCTTCGTCGTGGCGCGCGCGAAGGAGTACCTGTACGGCCGGGGGGACGCGGAGCGACTGAAGAAGCGTCTCGGCGGGCTCAGCGTCACCTACATCACCTCGGCCCCCGGCCACCGCAAGGACCAGGCGACCGAACGGCTCCTCCAGGCACTGCGGGCCTGCGTCCACTGGCCCGCGCACGACGTCTACCTCGCGGGCCCGCCCGGCTTCCTGACGGAGGTCGTCGAGACACTGGTGGAACTGGGCACGGACCCGGACCGGATCCACCACGACACGCTCCAGCCCGTGGGCCGCTTCACGGCCCGCCCGAACACCGCGGCCGAACGCCTCCTGGGCCCGCCGCCCCCGCTCTGGCACAACCCGGGGGCCCGGGCACCACGCGAACCGTAG
- a CDS encoding transglycosylase family protein, with product MLFSGKGKHRRPSKATQVATLVGVTGVAVAAPLMTAGTASAATASEWDRVAQCESGGNWSINTGNGYYGGLQFSASTWAAYGGTAYASTANQASKSQQIAIAEKVLAGQGKGAWPSCGVGLSGASYDGGATESAPQQSTQQQPQQERKAEQPTTRSEQRQAPKKATQQQAAPQAAAKKTVTTPTGKKVKKGDGEYKVVTGDTLSKIAQAHGVKGGWAELFELNDDVVDNADLIYPGQQLHLK from the coding sequence ATGCTGTTTTCCGGCAAGGGCAAACACCGCCGTCCCTCCAAGGCCACCCAGGTCGCCACGCTCGTCGGCGTCACCGGTGTCGCCGTGGCCGCCCCGCTGATGACCGCGGGCACCGCCTCGGCCGCCACGGCCTCCGAGTGGGACCGCGTCGCCCAGTGCGAGTCCGGCGGCAACTGGTCGATCAACACGGGCAACGGCTACTACGGCGGCCTGCAGTTCTCGGCCTCCACCTGGGCCGCGTACGGCGGCACCGCCTACGCCTCGACCGCCAACCAGGCGTCGAAGTCCCAGCAGATAGCCATCGCCGAGAAGGTCCTCGCGGGCCAGGGCAAGGGCGCCTGGCCGTCCTGTGGCGTGGGCCTCTCCGGCGCCTCGTACGACGGTGGCGCCACCGAGAGCGCGCCGCAGCAGAGCACCCAGCAGCAGCCGCAGCAGGAGCGGAAGGCCGAGCAGCCGACCACCCGCAGCGAGCAGCGCCAGGCCCCGAAGAAGGCCACGCAGCAGCAGGCCGCTCCGCAGGCCGCCGCGAAGAAGACCGTCACCACCCCGACCGGCAAGAAGGTCAAGAAGGGTGACGGCGAGTACAAGGTCGTGACCGGCGACACCCTCAGCAAGATCGCCCAGGCGCACGGCGTCAAGGGCGGCTGGGCCGAGCTCTTCGAGCTGAACGACGACGTCGTCGACAACGCCGACCTCATCTACCCGGGCCAGCAGCTTCACCTGAAGTGA
- a CDS encoding cyclopropane-fatty-acyl-phospholipid synthase family protein: MADAASRLTSLAEELLGGPLPVRLRAWDGSEAGPVGGPVLIVRDRRALRRMIWKPGELGMARAWVAGELDVEGDLYALLDGLSGLLWERAADTRGRVTAVRDSVRDPRLRAAAGALLRLAGPPLPPQPPAEEMRGRSGGRHTRRRDKQAISHHYDVGNDFYELVLGPSMVYSCAYWASDGPDATLEDAQRDKLDLIARKLNLKAGDRLLDVGCGWGSMALHAAREYGARVVGITLSREQAAYARKRIADEGLTDLIEIRVQDYRDVTDGPYDAISSIGMAEHVGAVRYREYADILYGLLKPGGRLLNHQISRRPEPDEEAYEVDPFIDAYVFPDGELAPMGRTLSTLEDAGFEVRDVEAIREHYALTLRRWVANLEREWDRAVRLTSPGRARIWRLYMAASAVSFERNRIGVNQFLAVKTPLSGKSGTALRPRVWNEKA, translated from the coding sequence ATGGCCGACGCCGCGTCGCGGCTGACGAGTCTCGCCGAGGAGCTGCTGGGCGGACCGCTCCCGGTACGACTGCGAGCCTGGGACGGCAGTGAAGCCGGCCCAGTGGGCGGCCCCGTCCTGATCGTCCGCGATCGCCGCGCCCTGCGGAGGATGATCTGGAAGCCCGGCGAACTGGGCATGGCCCGCGCCTGGGTGGCCGGGGAGCTGGACGTCGAGGGAGACCTGTACGCGCTGCTCGACGGGCTCTCGGGCCTGCTGTGGGAGCGAGCGGCGGACACCAGGGGCCGCGTCACGGCCGTACGGGACTCCGTACGCGATCCCAGGCTGCGGGCCGCCGCAGGCGCCCTGCTGAGGCTGGCCGGTCCGCCGCTGCCGCCGCAGCCGCCGGCCGAGGAGATGCGCGGCCGCAGCGGCGGCCGGCACACCCGGCGCCGCGACAAGCAGGCGATCAGTCACCACTACGACGTGGGCAACGACTTCTACGAGCTGGTCCTCGGCCCGTCGATGGTCTACTCGTGCGCGTACTGGGCCTCCGACGGCCCCGACGCGACCCTGGAGGACGCCCAGCGCGACAAGCTGGACCTCATCGCCCGCAAGCTGAACCTGAAGGCGGGCGACCGGCTCCTCGACGTGGGCTGCGGATGGGGCTCCATGGCCCTCCACGCCGCCCGGGAGTACGGGGCCAGGGTCGTCGGCATCACCCTCTCCCGCGAACAGGCCGCGTACGCCCGCAAGCGGATCGCCGACGAGGGCCTGACCGACCTGATCGAGATCCGCGTCCAGGACTACCGCGACGTCACGGACGGCCCGTACGACGCGATCTCCTCGATCGGCATGGCCGAGCACGTCGGCGCCGTCCGGTACCGGGAGTACGCCGACATCCTGTACGGGCTCCTCAAGCCCGGCGGACGGCTCCTCAACCACCAGATCTCCCGGCGCCCCGAGCCCGACGAGGAGGCGTACGAGGTCGACCCCTTCATCGACGCGTACGTCTTCCCCGACGGCGAACTCGCCCCCATGGGCCGCACGCTGAGCACCCTGGAGGACGCCGGCTTCGAGGTCAGGGACGTGGAGGCGATCCGCGAGCACTACGCGCTCACCCTGCGCCGCTGGGTGGCCAACCTGGAGCGGGAGTGGGACCGGGCGGTCCGGCTCACCTCACCGGGCCGGGCGAGGATCTGGCGGCTCTACATGGCGGCCTCCGCCGTCTCCTTCGAGCGCAACCGGATCGGCGTGAACCAGTTCCTCGCCGTGAAGACCCCGCTGTCGGGGAAGAGCGGCACGGCGCTGCGGCCGCGCGTCTGGAACGAGAAGGCCTGA
- a CDS encoding Ppx/GppA phosphatase family protein has protein sequence MTRVAGIDCGTNSIRLLVADIHPETGDLVELDRRMTIVRLGQGVDKTGRLAPEALERTFAACRAYAEVIEELGAEKLRFVATSASRDAENRQDFVNGVVEILGVEPEVITGDQEAEFSFTGATGELHGDDRRLVVDIGGGSTEFVVGNRHVEAARSVDIGCVRLTERHVRHDPPTAEEADAIRADVRAALDLAAETVPIDTAETLVGLAGSVTTVAAIALGLPEYDSEKIHHARITAAQVAEVTDRLLASTHAERAAISVIHPGRVDVIIAGAIVLREIVERVGAHEVVVSEHDILDGIALSVS, from the coding sequence ATGACCCGGGTCGCCGGAATCGACTGCGGTACGAACTCCATCCGCCTCCTCGTCGCCGACATCCACCCCGAGACGGGTGACCTCGTCGAGCTGGACCGGCGGATGACGATCGTCCGGCTCGGGCAGGGCGTCGACAAGACCGGCCGGCTCGCGCCCGAGGCGCTGGAGCGGACCTTCGCCGCCTGCCGCGCGTACGCCGAGGTCATCGAGGAACTGGGCGCCGAGAAGCTGCGCTTCGTCGCCACCTCCGCCTCCCGCGACGCCGAGAACCGCCAGGACTTCGTGAACGGGGTCGTGGAGATCCTCGGCGTCGAGCCCGAGGTCATCACCGGCGACCAGGAGGCGGAGTTCTCCTTCACCGGCGCCACCGGCGAGCTGCACGGCGACGACCGCCGTCTGGTCGTGGACATCGGCGGCGGCTCGACCGAGTTCGTGGTCGGCAACCGGCACGTCGAGGCCGCCCGCTCCGTCGACATCGGCTGCGTCCGGCTCACCGAGCGGCACGTCCGGCACGACCCGCCGACCGCCGAGGAGGCCGACGCGATCCGCGCCGACGTCCGGGCCGCGCTCGACCTGGCCGCCGAGACCGTCCCGATCGACACCGCCGAGACCCTCGTCGGGCTCGCCGGATCGGTCACCACGGTCGCCGCCATCGCCCTGGGTCTCCCGGAGTACGACTCCGAGAAGATCCACCACGCCCGGATCACCGCCGCCCAGGTCGCCGAGGTCACCGACCGGCTGCTCGCCTCGACCCACGCCGAGCGGGCCGCGATCTCCGTCATCCACCCCGGCCGGGTCGACGTGATCATCGCCGGTGCCATCGTCCTGAGGGAGATCGTCGAGCGGGTCGGAGCCCACGAGGTCGTCGTCAGCGAGCACGACATCCTCGATGGGATCGCCCTATCCGTGTCATAG
- a CDS encoding septum formation initiator family protein: MAAKDRDRFSTATRIRLLGEQTAARVYRSQTRRQARRSRLTGRAAFLALVVCSLVVALAYPMRSYVSQQGEIAEQERRAAEAARRVEELRDEKARLQDPAYVRRLAREHLHYVLPGETGFTVNDPDAEQRPRGDQGAADRPWYDNLWDGVDHADRP; the protein is encoded by the coding sequence ATGGCCGCGAAGGACCGGGACCGGTTCTCCACCGCGACCCGGATCAGACTGCTCGGCGAGCAGACCGCCGCCCGTGTCTACCGCTCCCAGACCCGCCGCCAGGCCCGCCGCTCCCGGCTCACCGGCCGCGCGGCCTTCCTCGCCCTGGTCGTCTGCTCCCTCGTCGTGGCACTCGCCTACCCGATGCGGAGCTACGTCTCCCAGCAGGGCGAGATCGCCGAGCAGGAGCGCAGGGCCGCCGAGGCCGCCCGCCGGGTCGAGGAACTCAGGGACGAGAAGGCCCGCCTCCAGGACCCGGCCTACGTCCGCCGCCTCGCCCGCGAGCACCTCCACTACGTGCTGCCCGGCGAGACCGGCTTCACCGTGAACGACCCCGACGCGGAGCAACGGCCCCGCGGCGACCAGGGCGCGGCGGACCGCCCCTGGTACGACAACCTCTGGGACGGCGTCGACCACGCCGACCGCCCCTGA
- a CDS encoding NAD(P)/FAD-dependent oxidoreductase, which yields MSTTERPRILVVGGGYVGLYAARRILKKMRYAEATVTVVDPRSYMTYQPFLPEAAAGSISPRHVVVPLRRVVRGAEVLTGRVTTIDQDRKVATIAPLVGEAYELPFDFLVIAMGAVSRTFPIPGLAEQGIGMKGIEEAIGLRNHVLEQLDKADSTTDEEVRRKALTFVFVGGGFAGAETIGEVEDLARDAAKYYQNVSREDMRFVLVDAADKILPEVGPKLGQYGKEHLESRGIEIYLETSMDSCVDGHVVLKNGLEVDSNTIVWTAGVKPNPALSRFGLPLGPRGHVDCNEKLQINGLDYAWAAGDNAQVPDMVGRKAGNPNAWCPPNAQHALRQAKVLGDNVVAGMRGFPQKEYSHANKGAVAGLGLHKGVAMIVMGKVKIKLKGRLAWYMHRGYHGMAMPTWNRKIRVFADWTLAMFLKREVVSLGAIETPREEFYEAAKPAPAPAAPAQEKAKAS from the coding sequence ATGAGCACCACGGAGCGTCCCAGGATCCTCGTAGTAGGCGGCGGGTACGTAGGCCTGTACGCAGCTCGGCGCATCCTCAAGAAGATGCGCTACGCGGAGGCGACCGTCACGGTCGTCGACCCGCGGTCGTACATGACCTACCAGCCCTTCCTCCCCGAAGCCGCCGCCGGCAGCATCTCGCCGCGCCACGTCGTCGTCCCGCTGCGACGCGTCGTGCGCGGAGCCGAGGTGCTCACCGGCCGGGTCACCACCATCGACCAGGACCGCAAGGTCGCCACGATCGCGCCGCTCGTCGGCGAGGCGTACGAGCTGCCTTTCGACTTCCTCGTCATCGCGATGGGCGCCGTCTCCCGTACCTTCCCGATCCCCGGCCTCGCCGAGCAGGGCATCGGTATGAAGGGCATCGAGGAGGCCATCGGCCTGCGCAACCACGTCCTCGAGCAGCTCGACAAGGCCGACTCGACCACCGACGAGGAGGTCCGCCGCAAGGCGCTGACCTTCGTCTTCGTGGGCGGCGGCTTCGCCGGCGCGGAGACCATCGGTGAGGTCGAGGACCTGGCCCGGGACGCCGCGAAGTACTACCAGAACGTGTCGCGCGAGGACATGCGCTTCGTCCTGGTCGACGCGGCCGACAAGATCCTTCCCGAGGTGGGCCCCAAGCTCGGCCAGTACGGCAAGGAGCACCTGGAGAGCCGCGGGATCGAGATCTACCTCGAGACCTCCATGGACTCCTGCGTCGACGGCCACGTCGTGCTGAAGAACGGCCTCGAGGTCGACTCCAACACGATCGTGTGGACCGCCGGCGTGAAGCCGAACCCGGCGCTCTCCCGCTTCGGTCTGCCGCTCGGCCCCCGCGGCCACGTGGACTGCAACGAGAAGCTCCAGATCAACGGCCTCGACTACGCGTGGGCCGCGGGCGACAACGCCCAGGTCCCGGACATGGTCGGCCGCAAGGCGGGCAACCCGAACGCCTGGTGCCCGCCGAACGCCCAGCACGCCCTGCGCCAGGCCAAGGTCCTCGGCGACAACGTGGTGGCCGGCATGCGCGGCTTCCCGCAGAAGGAGTACAGCCACGCCAACAAGGGCGCGGTGGCCGGACTCGGTCTGCACAAGGGCGTCGCGATGATCGTCATGGGCAAGGTGAAGATCAAGCTCAAGGGCCGTCTCGCCTGGTACATGCACCGTGGCTACCACGGCATGGCGATGCCGACCTGGAACCGCAAGATCCGCGTCTTCGCCGACTGGACCCTCGCGATGTTCCTCAAGCGTGAGGTCGTCTCCCTCGGCGCCATCGAGACGCCGCGCGAGGAGTTCTACGAGGCCGCCAAGCCCGCCCCCGCGCCGGCCGCCCCGGCGCAGGAGAAGGCCAAGGCCTCGTAA